A stretch of the Mustela nigripes isolate SB6536 chromosome X, MUSNIG.SB6536, whole genome shotgun sequence genome encodes the following:
- the LOC132007194 gene encoding melanoma-associated antigen B18-like has product MPRGQKSKLRAREKRRQAQSEAQGVQDAQATTAAEEQPLTFPFPPFGGAQSQDEERPSTSQAQPSTDHYRRTLLDDKAILLVQFLLRKYNIREPITKEDMMKYVIRKHKEHFHEILRKASELMVLAFGIDLKEVDPTRHCYALVSKFQSTYDDRLRGEEIMPKTGLLMTILCVIFMKGNCATEEDIWEVLNVMGIYAERKHLIYGDPKKLITQDLVQERYLQYQQVANSDPPRFEFLWGPRAHAETSKMKVLEFLAKIHDTVPSAFPSWYEEALRDEEERTRARFAALLRTGALANVSPRVNFGSFFHL; this is encoded by the exons ATGCCTCGGGGGCAGAAGAGTAAGCTTCGTGCCCGTGAGAAACGCCGTCAGGCCCAGAGTGAAGCTCAGGGTGTCCAGGATGCTCAGGCCACTACAGCAGCTGAAGAACAGCCCCtcactttcccctttcctccttttgGTG GTGCTCAGAGCCAAGACGAGGAGAGACCAAGTACTTCTCAGGCACAACCCAGCACGGATCATTACCGTAGAACCCTGCTAGATGACAAGGCAATTCTTTTGGTGCAATTCCTGTTGCGCAAGTACAACATAAGGGAGCCCATAACAAAGGAAGACATGATGAAGTATGTCATCAGGAAGCACAAGGAGCACTTTCATGAGATCCTCAGGAAAGCCTCTGAGCTAATGGTGCTGGCCTTTGGCATTGATCTGAAGGAAGTCGACCCTACCAGGCACTGCTACGCCCTTGTCAGCAAATTTCAGAGCACCTATGATGACAGGCTGAGAGGTGAAGAGATCATGCCCAAGACAGGCCTTTTGATGACTATTCTTTGTGTGATCTTCATGAAGGGCAACTGCGCCACTGAAGAGGATATATGGGAAGTACTTAATGTGATGGGGATATATGCTGAAAGGAAGCACCTCATCTATGGGGATCCCAAGAAGCTCATCACCCAAGATTTGGTGCAGGAAAGGTACCTGCAGTACCAGCAGGTGGCCAACAGTGATCCTCCACGCTTCGAGTTCCTGTGGGGCCCAAGAGCCCACGCCGAGACCAGCAAGATGAAAGTCCTTGAGTTTTTGGCCAAGATCCACGATACAGTCCCCAGTGCCTTCCCATCCTGGTATGAAGAAGCTTTGCGAGATGAGGAAGAGCGAACCCGAGCCAGATTTGCAGCTCTGCTTCGTACCGGTGCCCTGGCTAACGTGAGCCCCAGGGTCAATTTTGGCAGCTTCTTCCACCTGTAG